In Streptomyces sp. Li-HN-5-11, the sequence CACGCTGAAGGCGGCTGCGTACGGGTCGTGGTAGAAGACGTCGACGCCCGTCGCGAGCAGCCCCGCGGCCACGGGGCGCGCCGGTGACTCACGGACGTCGGCGACGTCGGCCTTGTAGGTGACGCCCAGGAGGAGGGCACGGGCGCCCTCGGGCCGGCCGCGGGTCTCGGTGAGCAGAGACAGGGCCCGGTCCACGACATGCCTCGGCATGTGGGTGAGGACCTCGTGTGCGGCCGCCAGCATGCGGAAGGGGAAACCCTGGGACTCGGCCCGCGCAGCCAGATAGCGGGGGTCGACGGGGACGCAGTGCCCGCCGACGCCGGGACCGGGACTGAAAGGGGCGAAGCCGAACGGCTTCGACGCCGCGCAGTGCAGAACGTCCCAGACGTCGATGCCGGCCTGGTGGCAGAACAGTGCCACCTCGTCGACCAGGGCGATATTGACGTAGCGGTAGGTGTTCTCGAGGAGTTTGGCCATCTCCGCCTCCCGCGTGCCCCGGGCGAGGACGAGGTGGTCCACGAACCGCCCGTAGAACGCGGTGGCGTACTTCACGCACAGAGCGGTGCAACCGCTCACGACCTTCGGGGTGTTGCGGACGTCCCACACCTCGTTGCCGGGGTCGATGCGCTGCGGAGAGTACGCGAGATGGAAGTCCTCGCCCGCTCGCAGGCCACTGCCGCGCTCCAGCAGCGGTCTCACGACATCCTCCGTGGTGCCCGGGTAGCTGGTGGACTCGAGGACGACGAGCATGCCGGTGCGCAGCCGGGCAGCGACGACTCTCGAGGCGTCCCGCACCGCCGACAAGTCGGGTAGGCCCTCCGGTGTGAGCCCGGTCGGAACACAGATCACCACGGTCTGTGCTCCGTCCAGGACAGCGGGGTCGGCCGTCGCGCGAAAGCCTGCGTCCAGCATGGCCGCGACCTCGGCGTCGTGGACGCCACCGACGTGCGAGCGGCCCTCGGCGAGGCCGGACACCACGGTGCCGGACACGTCGTACCCGGCGGTGGCCAGGCCGGCCGAGACCGCGGCTCTGGCGAGCGGTAACCCGACATGGCCAAGCCCCATGACGACAAGGTCGACGGTCATGTGCAGCAGTTCTCCTGGGTGTGGGGGGACCGGAGTGCGGGCAGCGGTGGATCAGGCCGAGAAGCTGCCGCTGCCGGGCGCCACGTGCGCCCCGAAGCCCGGCTGCACGGTGAGGCCGGGCGTCAGACAGAAGGGGTCGCCGTACACCGTGACCGG encodes:
- a CDS encoding nucleotide sugar dehydrogenase yields the protein MTVDLVVMGLGHVGLPLARAAVSAGLATAGYDVSGTVVSGLAEGRSHVGGVHDAEVAAMLDAGFRATADPAVLDGAQTVVICVPTGLTPEGLPDLSAVRDASRVVAARLRTGMLVVLESTSYPGTTEDVVRPLLERGSGLRAGEDFHLAYSPQRIDPGNEVWDVRNTPKVVSGCTALCVKYATAFYGRFVDHLVLARGTREAEMAKLLENTYRYVNIALVDEVALFCHQAGIDVWDVLHCAASKPFGFAPFSPGPGVGGHCVPVDPRYLAARAESQGFPFRMLAAAHEVLTHMPRHVVDRALSLLTETRGRPEGARALLLGVTYKADVADVRESPARPVAAGLLATGVDVFYHDPYAAAFSVDDRSLPRATNLRHALDEADVAILLQDHACYAREALGRARCAVLDTRGKAVGSRVTLL